From a region of the Butyrivibrio sp. AE3004 genome:
- a CDS encoding AEC family transporter, with amino-acid sequence MILLPQMFMLFMLMTVGIICRKTGLMDDRISKGMSGIVVNIASPAFILSAGINKDEVVTNRQLLACVIASVVIYLGLILISIFIPNILRLKKNYFGTYRVMTIFSNIGFMGFPIVSATYGDVGLLYAAFFQFPFNLLIYTYGIRAMRSGTDVDFDESFSWKNIINVGVISVFVSLLLYMTHVHIPEPIEDVVSSLSGLTVPMSMMVIGYSLGGMKLKSLFEDYKLMIFSALKLIVIPIISVLLMKLFIKDQILLGVCFVMIATPVASMSAMLAQYYGGDEETASRGVALTTLLSVLTIPLVGAICL; translated from the coding sequence ATGATTTTATTACCACAGATGTTTATGCTTTTTATGCTCATGACTGTAGGAATTATCTGCAGGAAGACAGGGCTTATGGATGACAGGATAAGTAAAGGCATGTCAGGGATTGTTGTAAATATTGCAAGTCCTGCTTTTATTTTGTCCGCAGGAATTAATAAGGACGAGGTCGTAACCAACAGGCAGCTACTTGCGTGTGTTATTGCGTCAGTAGTCATATATCTTGGGCTGATTTTGATTTCGATTTTCATACCAAATATATTGAGGTTAAAAAAGAATTATTTCGGAACCTACAGGGTAATGACTATTTTTTCAAATATAGGTTTTATGGGGTTTCCGATTGTGTCTGCAACCTACGGAGATGTGGGACTTTTGTATGCGGCATTTTTCCAGTTTCCATTTAACCTGCTTATCTATACCTACGGTATTCGTGCCATGAGGAGCGGTACGGACGTGGATTTTGATGAGAGCTTTTCATGGAAAAACATAATTAATGTGGGAGTAATATCCGTATTTGTTTCACTACTTCTTTATATGACACATGTGCATATTCCGGAGCCGATAGAGGATGTAGTAAGCAGTCTCAGCGGACTCACTGTGCCGATGAGCATGATGGTTATCGGTTATTCACTTGGCGGAATGAAGCTAAAGAGTCTGTTTGAGGATTATAAGCTTATGATCTTCTCTGCCCTGAAGCTTATAGTGATTCCCATTATCAGTGTATTACTGATGAAGCTGTTTATTAAGGATCAGATTCTTTTGGGAGTGTGCTTTGTAATGATAGCTACTCCCGTTGCCAGCATGTCGGCAATGCTTGCCCAGTACTACGGCGGCGATGAGGAAACAGCTTCAAGAGGAGTGGCTCTGACCACGCTCTTATCAGTGCTTACAATCCCTCTTGTAGGCGCAATTTGTTTATAA